The Corynebacterium mycetoides genome includes the window TCAAGACCGCAGTGAAGGGCGGTGCTCACGCATGACGAACCTGACGCTTGACGTCCACACCGCTGACGGGAAGACCAACGGTTCCGTCGACCTCCCGGCCGAGCTGTTCGACCGTGAGGTCTCCATCCCCCTGATGCACCAGGTTGTTGTGGCCCAGCAGGCCGCGGCACGCCAGGGCACCCACGCCACCAAGACCCGCGGCATGGTCCGCGGCGGTGGTAAGAAGCCGTTCCGCCAGAAGGGCACCGGCCGCGCCCGCCAGGGCTCCACCCGCGCGCCGCACTTCACCGGCGGCGGCACCGTCCATGGGCCGCAGCCGCGCTCTTACGCGCAGCGCACGCCCAAGAAAATGATTAAGGCAGCTCTCGCAGGTGCGCTCACTGACCGCGCTCGCGGGTCCCGGATCCACGTCGTCGAGGAGCTCGTTCCGGGCCAGACGCCGTCGACCAAGGCCGCACGCGCGTTCATCGAGCGTCTCACCGAGCGCAAGTCCGTTCTCCTGGTCATCGGCCGTGAGGATGTCAACTCCCGCCTGTCCGCAAGGAACCTGCCGGGCGTCCACATCCTTGAGCCGGGTCAGCTGAACACCTACGACGTCCTCAACTCCGACGATGTCGTGTTCTCCGTCGAGGCGCTTCACACCTTCGTGAACGCAGCCGCCGGCGCGCCCGCTGCAGCTGTGGAGGAGGAGAAGTAAATGGCCAAGATCGCCAACGCTCGTGACATCATCATCGCCCCGGTCCTCTCCGAGAAGACCTACGCCCTGATGGAGCAGAACACGTACACGTTTTTCGTGAACCCGTCTGCCAACAAGACCCAGATCAAGATTGCCGTGGAGGAGATCTTCGGCGTCGACGTCGCTTCGGTGAACACCGCCAACCGTGAGGGCAAGCGCAAGCGCTCCCGCACCGGGTTCGGCAAGCGTAAGGACACCAAGCGCGCCTACGTCACCCTCCGCGAGGGCAGCGACTCCATCGACATCTTCGGCGGCGCAGCCGTCTAAGTGGCTCGATAGAAAAGGACACATTATGGCTATTCGCAAGTACAAGCCGACAACCCCGGGTCGCCGCGCCAGCTCCGTCTCTGAGTTCTCAGAGATCACCCGCTCCACTCCGGAGAAGACCCTGCTGCGCCCGCTCCCGAAGAAGGGTGGCCGTAACAACCACGGTCACATCACCACACGCCACCGCGGCGGCGGACACAAGCGCCGCTACCGCGTCATCGACTTCCGCCGCAACGACAAGGACGGCGTGCTGGCCAAGGTCGCTCACATCGAGTACGACCCGAACCGCACCGCCAACATCGCGCTGCTGCACTACGTCGACGGCGAGAAGCGCTACATCATCGCTCCCAAGGGCCTGACCCAGGGCACGATGGTGGAGTCCGGCCCCAACGCAGACATCAAGGTGGGCAACAACCTGCCGCTGCGCAACATCCCGACCGGTACCACCATCCACGCCGTCGAGCTCAAGCCGGGCGCCGGCGCCAAACTCGCCCGCTCTGCGGGTGCGTCCATCCAGCTCCTCGGTAAGGAAGGGTCCTACGCAGTGCTGCGCATGCCCTCCTCCGAGATCCGCCGCGTGGACATCCGCTGCCGCGCCACCGTGGGTGAGGTCGGCAACGCCGACCAGATCAACATCCGCTGGGGCAAGGCCGGCCGTATGCGCTGGAAGGGCTGGCGCCCGACCGTCCGCGGTGTCGTCATGAACCCGGTCGACCACCCGCACGGTGGCGGCGAGGGCAAGACGTCCGGCGGACGCCACCCGGTGTCGCCGTGGGGCCAGAAGGAAGGCCGCACCCGCAACCCGAACCGTTACTCCAACAACATGATCGTGCGCCGTCGTCGCGCGAACAAGAAGCGCTAAGAGGAGGTAAGCAGACATGCCACGCAGCCTGAAGAAGGGTCCGTTCGTCGATGAGCACCTCCTCAACAAGGTGGACGCTCAGAACGAGGCCGGAACCAAGCAGGTCATCAAGACCTGGTCTCGCCGCTCGACCATTCTCCCCGATTTCATCGGCCACACTTTCGCCGTCCACGACGGCCGCAAGCACGTGCCGGTGTTCGTCGACGAGTCCATGGTCGGACACAAGCTGGGCGAGTTCGCCCCCACCAAGACCTTTAAGGGTCACATTAAAGAATCGAAGGGACGTCGATAAGCGATGAGTGACACCATCACCTCCGCATCCGCGACGGCCAAGTTCGTCCGCACGTCTCCCATGAAGGCGCGCCGCGTTCTTGCCCTGGTCCGTGGGAAGTCCGTCTCCGAGGCTCTCTCCATCCTGAAGTACGCCCCCCAGGGTGCGTCGAAGGATGTTGCCAAGGTGGTTGCGTCCGCAGCCGCCAACGCCGAGAACAACTTCGGCCTGGACCCGCGCACCCTTGTCGTCGCCGAGTGCTACGCCAACGAGGGCCCGACCATGCGCCGCTACCAGCCGCGCGCCCAAGGCCGCGCATTCCAGATCCGCAAGCGCACCTCCCACATCACCGTGGTTGTCGCTACCGCCGAGTCTGCCGAGAACAAGGAAGGGGCTAAGTAATGGGCCAGAAAATCCACCCACACGGCCTTCGCCTGGGCATCACCGCCGATTGGAAGACCCACTGGTACGCCGACAAGAACTACGCTGACTACGTCGCCGAGGACATCAAGATCCGCGAGTTCCTGGCCAAGGGTCTGGAGCGCGCCGGCATCGCCGACGTCGTGATCGAGCGCACCCGTGACCGCGTGCGCGTCGACATTCACACCGCCCGCCCGGGCATCGTGATCGGCCGCCGCGGTGCCGAAGCCGACCGCATCCGCCGTGAGCTGGAGAAGCTCACCGGCAAGATGGTCGCGCTGAACATCCTCGAGGTCAAGAACGTGGACGCCAACGCGGCACTGGTCGCGCAGTCCATTGCCGAGCAGCTGGTCAACCGCGTCGCGTTCCGCCGTGCAATGCGCAAGGCTATCCAGTCCGCGATGCGTAACCCGCAGGTCAAGGGCATCAAGGTCATGACTTCCGGCCGCCTCGGCGGCGCCGAGATGTCGCGCGTCGAGCGCTACCACGAGGGGCGCGTGCCGCTGCACACGCTCCGCGCGGAGATCGACTACGGCATCGCAGAGGCACACACCACCTTCGGCGTCATCGGCGTCAAGGTGTGGATTTACAAGGGCGACGTCGTTGGTGGCGTGCGTGAGTCTGAGCTCAACGCGCCGTCGAACGACCGCCGCGGTCGCGGCGACCGTGACCGCCGCCCGCGCCGTGGCGGCCAGCGCCGCCAGCGCGCAGAGCAGAAGCAGGAGGGCTAAACACATGCTTATTCCCAAGCGCGTGAAGTACCGCCGCCAGCACCGCCCGACCCGTCGCGGCGTGTCCAAGGGTGGCAACACCATCAACTTCGGTGATTACGGCCTGCAGGCTCTCGAGCCGGCGTACATCACCAACCGCCAGATCGAGTCCGCACGTATTGCGATCAACCGCCACGTCAAGCGCGGCGGCAAGGTCTGGATCAACATCTTCCCGGATCGCCCGCTGACCCAGAAGCCGCTCGGCGTGCGTATGGGTTCCGGTAAGGGCCCGGTTGAGAAGTGGGTCGCCAACGTGAAGCCGGGCCGCATTCTCTTCGAGATGTCCTACCCGAACGAGGAGACCGCCGTGGAGGCTCTGCGCCGCGCTGGCGCGAAGCTGCCGTGCAAGGTCCGCGTGATCAAGAAGGAGGACCTGTTCTAATGGCTGCTGGTACCCCCGCATCCGAGTTCCGCGAGCTCAACGACGATGAGCTGCGCACCCGCCTGTCCGACGCGAAGGAAGAGCTGTTTAACCTGCGCTTCCAGCTCGCGACCGGCCAGCTGACCAACAACCGCCGCATCTCCACCGTGAAGCGCGACATCGCACGCATCTACACCGTGCTGCGCGAGCGTGAGCTCGGTCTGTCTGTCGTCCCGGGAGCTGAGGCATAACCATGACTGAAGCAACTGAGGTTAACGTGACTGAATCCACCGCTCCCGCCCCGAAGGAAAAGAGCGTGCAGAAGCGCCGCCGCGGATACGTCGTGTCCGACAAGATGGACAAGACGATCGTGGTCGAGGTCGAGGACCGCAAGTCCCACTCCCTGTACGGCAAGATCGTGCGTTCCACCAAGCGCGTGAAGGCCCACGACGAGGACAACACCGCCGGCGTCGGCGATCTCGTCCTCATCGAGGAGACCCGCCCGCTGTCCAAGGACAAGCACTTCCGTCTCGTCGAGATCGTGGAGAAGGCCCGCTAGTCGAGTCTCTCCCGCACCCAATCAGCCCCGCCTCGTGCGGGGCTTTTTGCTTGTCGACGCCCCCTCCCGCGCCCCGGTTCACCAAAAATTCACCCCAGATTCTCCGCCTAGTTATCAGTGAACTTTAATGTTTCGGTTTGTTTAGCTCATGACACACATACGGTTTCGCGTAGACGGGGAGTTTCATCATGACCATCAAGGGCCTCAACCTTTTGTTCCAATCGAATCGTTCGAAGCTGACCTGCACCTACAAGTGCGGCAACGCCTGCTGGGGAGAGTGCACCAACACCTCGGACAACGTCTACTTCGGCGACGTCGTCTCGCGCCGCGGCGTGCTCAAGTCCTTTGGTCTCGGCGTTGTCACCGTCGGCGGTGGCGCGGCTCTGGTCGCGTGCGGCGCGGAGCCGGGAGATGGCGCGGCGACTGCTACGGCGACGACCGACGGCTCGTCGACGGCCGCCGAGAAGGACGTCAAGGCGCTGGAGGGCATGCAGTTTGAGGCCGTCGAGCCGAATACCGAGGACAAAGTCGTCGTGCCCGCCGGGTATGCCACCGGCGTGCTCATCGCCTGGGGCGACCCGGTGTACGAGGACGCCCCGGAGTTCGATCCCAACAATCAGACGGCGAAAGACGCGGAACGCCAGTTCGGCTTCAACAACGACTTTGCCGGCCTCATGGAGCACCCGACCGATAAGAACCGCCTCGTCTACGTGTGCTCGCACGAGTACACCACCGAGCCCCACATGTTCCCGGGCTACGATGCCGAGAACCCGACGGACGAGCAGATCAACATCGGCCTGGCCAACCACGGCCACACCATCCTCGAGGTGTCGAAGGTGGGCGACAGCGGCGAACTCAAGCGCGAGTTCGGCCCGCTTAACCGCCGCATCACCGCCAACACCGAGTTCGAGCTCAGGGGCCCGGCGGCGGGCTCCGACCTGGTCAAGACCGGCGCCGACGCCACCGGCACGAAAGTCATGGGCACGCTGAACAACTGCGCGGGCGGCATGACCCCGTGGGGCACTTTCCTATCCGGCGAGGAGAACTTCGACCAGTACTTCGCCAACGCTGCCGCCGTCCAGGGCGAGCGCGCAGCGGAGGACGTGAAGCGTTTCGGCGTGGAGGACGAGGCCTCCGAGCGCAAGTGGGAGCGCCTGCACGACCGCTTCGACCTGGCAAAGGAGCCGAACGAGTTCAACCGGTTCGGCTACATCGTCGAGATCAACCCGCTGGACCCGGAGTCGACCCCCGTCAAGCACTCGTCCATGGGCCGGTTCAAGCACGAGGCCGGCAACGTCCACGTGGCCAAGGACGGCACCGTGGTGTGCTACT containing:
- the rplP gene encoding 50S ribosomal protein L16 — encoded protein: MLIPKRVKYRRQHRPTRRGVSKGGNTINFGDYGLQALEPAYITNRQIESARIAINRHVKRGGKVWINIFPDRPLTQKPLGVRMGSGKGPVEKWVANVKPGRILFEMSYPNEETAVEALRRAGAKLPCKVRVIKKEDLF
- the rplD gene encoding 50S ribosomal protein L4, which produces MTNLTLDVHTADGKTNGSVDLPAELFDREVSIPLMHQVVVAQQAAARQGTHATKTRGMVRGGGKKPFRQKGTGRARQGSTRAPHFTGGGTVHGPQPRSYAQRTPKKMIKAALAGALTDRARGSRIHVVEELVPGQTPSTKAARAFIERLTERKSVLLVIGREDVNSRLSARNLPGVHILEPGQLNTYDVLNSDDVVFSVEALHTFVNAAAGAPAAAVEEEK
- the rpsS gene encoding 30S ribosomal protein S19, translated to MPRSLKKGPFVDEHLLNKVDAQNEAGTKQVIKTWSRRSTILPDFIGHTFAVHDGRKHVPVFVDESMVGHKLGEFAPTKTFKGHIKESKGRR
- the rplW gene encoding 50S ribosomal protein L23; the protein is MAKIANARDIIIAPVLSEKTYALMEQNTYTFFVNPSANKTQIKIAVEEIFGVDVASVNTANREGKRKRSRTGFGKRKDTKRAYVTLREGSDSIDIFGGAAV
- the rplV gene encoding 50S ribosomal protein L22, which gives rise to MSDTITSASATAKFVRTSPMKARRVLALVRGKSVSEALSILKYAPQGASKDVAKVVASAAANAENNFGLDPRTLVVAECYANEGPTMRRYQPRAQGRAFQIRKRTSHITVVVATAESAENKEGAK
- a CDS encoding PhoX family protein, which gives rise to MTIKGLNLLFQSNRSKLTCTYKCGNACWGECTNTSDNVYFGDVVSRRGVLKSFGLGVVTVGGGAALVACGAEPGDGAATATATTDGSSTAAEKDVKALEGMQFEAVEPNTEDKVVVPAGYATGVLIAWGDPVYEDAPEFDPNNQTAKDAERQFGFNNDFAGLMEHPTDKNRLVYVCSHEYTTEPHMFPGYDAENPTDEQINIGLANHGHTILEVSKVGDSGELKREFGPLNRRITANTEFELRGPAAGSDLVKTGADATGTKVMGTLNNCAGGMTPWGTFLSGEENFDQYFANAAAVQGERAAEDVKRFGVEDEASERKWERLHDRFDLAKEPNEFNRFGYIVEINPLDPESTPVKHSSMGRFKHEAGNVHVAKDGTVVCYSGDDSRFEYIYKFVSSKKVKEGDLAHNMTILDEGTLYVASLEGNSPESEITGDGDLPSDGQFDGTGTWHKLLTVTADGAESHVDGFTPEEVAVYTRFAADKVGATKMDRPEDFQVNPVNEKLYLALTNNSYRGASGENASKSKEDVKEYAPIRENKNGLVMEIDDDFAGESFTWNLLLVCGDPEAASTYFGGFDKSKVSPISCPDNLAFDSYGNLWISTDGNALKSNDGLYAVGLEGENRGQVKCFLTVPKAAETCGPIVTDERVMVNVQHPGETDDATFENPGSHWPEGGDSVPRPAVAMAWRTDNKKIGVDA
- the rplB gene encoding 50S ribosomal protein L2 gives rise to the protein MAIRKYKPTTPGRRASSVSEFSEITRSTPEKTLLRPLPKKGGRNNHGHITTRHRGGGHKRRYRVIDFRRNDKDGVLAKVAHIEYDPNRTANIALLHYVDGEKRYIIAPKGLTQGTMVESGPNADIKVGNNLPLRNIPTGTTIHAVELKPGAGAKLARSAGASIQLLGKEGSYAVLRMPSSEIRRVDIRCRATVGEVGNADQINIRWGKAGRMRWKGWRPTVRGVVMNPVDHPHGGGEGKTSGGRHPVSPWGQKEGRTRNPNRYSNNMIVRRRRANKKR
- the rpsQ gene encoding 30S ribosomal protein S17, with product MTEATEVNVTESTAPAPKEKSVQKRRRGYVVSDKMDKTIVVEVEDRKSHSLYGKIVRSTKRVKAHDEDNTAGVGDLVLIEETRPLSKDKHFRLVEIVEKAR
- the rpmC gene encoding 50S ribosomal protein L29, whose protein sequence is MAAGTPASEFRELNDDELRTRLSDAKEELFNLRFQLATGQLTNNRRISTVKRDIARIYTVLRERELGLSVVPGAEA
- the rpsC gene encoding 30S ribosomal protein S3, encoding MGQKIHPHGLRLGITADWKTHWYADKNYADYVAEDIKIREFLAKGLERAGIADVVIERTRDRVRVDIHTARPGIVIGRRGAEADRIRRELEKLTGKMVALNILEVKNVDANAALVAQSIAEQLVNRVAFRRAMRKAIQSAMRNPQVKGIKVMTSGRLGGAEMSRVERYHEGRVPLHTLRAEIDYGIAEAHTTFGVIGVKVWIYKGDVVGGVRESELNAPSNDRRGRGDRDRRPRRGGQRRQRAEQKQEG